A portion of the Chryseobacterium tructae genome contains these proteins:
- a CDS encoding TonB-dependent receptor plug domain-containing protein, with amino-acid sequence MKNSYYNIGGIFFGLMLTAVSINIKAQSRTISGTVTSSGKPLSGVVISQEGSDQVTITGNNGTYTIKVSAENPILLFRHPDYTEEKFTLTNQTVVNISLEQKVKGIEEVILNAGYYKVKDKERTGSIAKVSAKDIENQPVTNVLSAAQGRMAGVNIIQAGGTAGGGFDVQIRGRNSLRTILNSPVNGNQPLYVVDGIPWSSNLTSSYSVGILPMSSLNPLNSISPDDIESIEVLKDADATAIYGSRGGNGVILITTKREEPAL; translated from the coding sequence ATGAAAAATTCCTATTACAATATAGGAGGCATTTTCTTTGGGCTCATGTTGACCGCTGTAAGCATCAATATAAAAGCCCAATCACGCACCATTTCCGGTACCGTTACATCATCAGGCAAACCTCTTTCAGGAGTTGTCATCTCCCAAGAGGGCAGTGATCAGGTAACCATAACCGGCAACAACGGAACCTACACGATAAAGGTTTCAGCAGAAAATCCCATCCTATTGTTCAGACACCCTGATTATACAGAAGAAAAATTCACACTCACTAATCAGACCGTCGTTAATATCAGCTTAGAACAAAAAGTAAAGGGAATCGAAGAAGTTATTCTCAACGCTGGCTACTACAAGGTAAAAGACAAAGAAAGAACCGGTAGTATCGCCAAAGTTTCAGCAAAAGATATCGAAAATCAACCTGTCACCAACGTACTGTCAGCAGCACAGGGAAGAATGGCAGGAGTGAACATTATTCAGGCCGGCGGAACAGCAGGCGGAGGATTTGATGTTCAGATTCGGGGAAGAAACAGTCTTCGGACAATTCTTAACAGCCCTGTTAACGGAAACCAACCCCTTTACGTGGTTGACGGAATTCCGTGGAGCTCAAACTTGACATCCAGTTATTCTGTGGGAATTCTTCCTATGAGTTCTCTAAATCCACTGAATTCAATAAGTCCGGATGATATAGAGAGTATAGAAGTTTTAAAAGATGCCGATGCTACGGCTATTTATGGATCCAGGGGAGGGAATGGAGTCATATTAATCACTACAAAAAGGGAAGAACCGGCGCTATAA
- a CDS encoding helix-turn-helix domain-containing protein has protein sequence MATNSEKIAFLQGFGKRVQELREGKQLSLRQLAQNCEIDYSDIGKIEKGLRNIQMSTILELSKGLDIAPQELFNFKINENPN, from the coding sequence ATGGCAACAAACTCTGAAAAAATTGCATTTCTACAAGGTTTTGGAAAAAGGGTTCAGGAATTACGAGAAGGAAAACAACTTAGTCTTAGACAATTGGCTCAAAATTGCGAAATAGACTATAGTGATATTGGTAAAATTGAAAAAGGTCTAAGAAATATTCAAATGTCTACAATACTAGAGCTATCTAAAGGATTAGACATAGCTCCTCAAGAATTATTTAATTTTAAAATAAATGAAAATCCTAACTAA
- a CDS encoding DUF3800 domain-containing protein, producing MKQVIAFADEFGNNSFKFSTESSHFIIASIIVNYEDLEEFYNEVEKIRSKYFQTGEIKSSKVKDNHRRRLLILNELSKLKFNIYSVVVDKTKLYGEGFKYKKSFYKYLNGILYKELYKTFPKLELKVDEHGGNEFMLEFKEYVRQNHIRTLFEGSEFFVNKSDKELGVQVADFVAGTLGYIFDEHKKSDYSQQFLEILSGKIISINHFPKVYKINEYSESKADEFYSQAITDLSLRSIFDYLDTASPETQQMQDSINFLKVLVRYHEANHYKNYTTAQEFIEHLDVNRESKLSKEQFVNMVGSLRDKGILIGSSREGYKIPVNHSEIKKYVQHGNSIVLPLLRRISLCRESILLATNNSLDILDDPEFEILKDIITGMKR from the coding sequence ATGAAACAGGTTATTGCCTTTGCCGACGAATTCGGAAATAATTCATTTAAATTTTCTACGGAAAGTTCTCACTTTATCATTGCTAGTATTATTGTCAATTATGAGGACTTGGAAGAATTTTATAATGAGGTGGAAAAAATCCGGTCAAAATATTTTCAGACCGGAGAAATTAAATCATCAAAAGTAAAAGATAATCACAGAAGAAGATTGCTTATTTTAAATGAGCTGTCAAAACTCAAGTTCAATATTTATTCTGTTGTGGTCGATAAAACAAAACTATATGGTGAAGGTTTTAAATATAAAAAATCTTTTTACAAGTATCTAAACGGTATTTTATATAAAGAATTATATAAAACATTTCCAAAACTTGAACTGAAAGTTGATGAACATGGAGGCAATGAATTTATGCTGGAATTTAAAGAATATGTACGACAAAATCACATTCGTACTCTATTTGAAGGCTCTGAGTTTTTTGTCAATAAAAGCGACAAAGAATTAGGAGTACAAGTTGCAGATTTTGTTGCCGGAACTTTAGGGTATATTTTTGACGAACATAAAAAAAGTGATTATTCCCAGCAGTTCTTGGAGATTTTATCCGGGAAAATCATTAGTATTAATCATTTTCCAAAAGTTTATAAAATCAATGAATACAGCGAATCAAAGGCTGACGAGTTTTATAGCCAGGCAATAACCGATCTCAGTCTCCGAAGTATTTTCGATTATCTTGATACTGCATCTCCAGAAACTCAACAGATGCAGGATTCAATAAATTTTCTCAAAGTATTGGTGCGGTATCATGAAGCCAATCATTATAAAAACTATACTACAGCCCAGGAGTTTATTGAACATCTTGATGTTAATAGAGAATCCAAGCTGAGTAAAGAGCAATTCGTTAACATGGTCGGTAGCCTGAGAGACAAAGGCATTCTAATTGGTAGCAGTCGTGAAGGATATAAGATACCTGTTAACCATAGCGAAATAAAAAAATATGTTCAACACGGAAATTCGATCGTGTTACCCTTGCTGCGCAGGATAAGTCTATGTAGAGAATCAATATTATTGGCGACAAATAATTCTTTAGATATTTTAGACGATCCTGAATTTGAAATTTTGAAAGATATTATTACAGGTATGAAAAGATAA
- a CDS encoding phospholipase D family protein: MKLITKQHYLRKEFRRLIKKYNTFKWATAWASAGNEIFDDLLEYKYKIDMLSVGIHFYQTHPDFIKEFIDDETVHFVEQPDGTFHPKVYLFSNDENDWELIIGSANFTTSAFSKNTEVSVLINNSDHNSLEVYNTILQVINASFEQGKTFNDQDWENYNKIWRIQQPKVDSLSGQYGTVKDTPTPIHKVELQTKTWDEFVDNVYEKGVQDVKTRIRVIEIAKELFNKAKHFNELEDDERKFIAGIPNNLMVTIDGAEDWAYFGSMKGAGMFKKQINDNSELISKALDQIPLNGQITKTNYDHFLEYFQTALPGNYLATSTRLLAMKRPDVFICYDSKNNYALCKDFGITRNGMNNERYWNEIILRIYDSDWWQNPTPKSDIEIKISLARSAFLDSLYYER; encoded by the coding sequence ATGAAACTAATAACTAAACAACATTATTTAAGAAAAGAATTTAGACGTTTAATAAAAAAATACAACACTTTTAAATGGGCTACTGCATGGGCAAGTGCGGGAAATGAAATTTTCGATGATCTGCTTGAATATAAATATAAAATAGATATGCTTTCAGTTGGCATACATTTCTACCAAACTCATCCTGATTTTATAAAAGAGTTCATTGATGATGAAACCGTTCATTTTGTAGAGCAGCCTGACGGAACATTTCATCCTAAAGTATATTTATTTTCTAATGATGAAAATGATTGGGAACTTATCATTGGTAGTGCAAATTTTACTACAAGCGCCTTTTCAAAAAACACCGAGGTTTCTGTTTTAATAAATAACTCAGATCATAATTCCTTAGAAGTATATAATACCATATTACAGGTAATCAATGCTTCATTTGAGCAGGGAAAAACCTTCAATGATCAAGATTGGGAAAACTATAATAAGATCTGGAGAATTCAACAGCCAAAAGTTGACAGTTTATCAGGTCAATACGGAACAGTTAAAGACACACCTACACCAATCCATAAGGTTGAACTACAAACAAAAACTTGGGATGAATTTGTTGACAATGTCTATGAAAAAGGGGTACAAGATGTGAAGACGAGAATCAGAGTAATAGAAATAGCAAAAGAATTATTTAATAAAGCCAAACACTTTAATGAATTGGAAGATGATGAGAGAAAATTTATTGCAGGAATTCCTAATAATTTAATGGTAACAATTGACGGTGCGGAAGATTGGGCATATTTTGGTAGTATGAAGGGGGCAGGCATGTTTAAAAAACAGATAAATGATAACAGTGAATTGATATCAAAAGCCTTAGACCAAATTCCGCTCAATGGACAAATTACAAAAACGAATTATGACCATTTTCTAGAGTACTTTCAAACGGCACTGCCCGGAAATTATTTAGCAACCAGTACAAGATTGCTAGCGATGAAGAGACCAGATGTTTTTATATGTTATGACAGTAAAAATAATTATGCTCTTTGTAAAGATTTTGGTATCACTAGAAATGGTATGAATAATGAAAGATATTGGAATGAAATCATCTTAAGAATTTATGATAGTGATTGGTGGCAAAATCCGACTCCTAAAAGCGACATTGAAATTAAAATAAGTTTAGCTCGTTCTGCATTTTTGGATAGTTTATACTATGAACGATAA
- a CDS encoding putative phage abortive infection protein, with protein MKNLIASKWVLFLAFILFLSSTYFITDLSKWTINQYYKFINHPTNFDVSTTGQIGDTIRGTTGPFIALLAGFLTFIAFWVQFKANIQVQQQFKIQQFESQYFEMIRLHKENISEMRITGYSYLMSTTHNSCDTLNETITKTQIERVVEGRKTFVSMVKELNACLSFCKDIGDSLQVPDDIILKIGYRFFFFGSFSQLIKEDEYKIFIKECRAQLKNVRKEHKETFGGKKDFDLNSGKIDLHIKYAPFTGHESRLVHYYRHLFSTVKFVVKNEKEKLFDYDQSREYLKILRAQMSNDEQILLYHNYISGIGEDWESEENLFLSKYRMLHNLPIDRVKHVEKPRKHFAKKIISIAKKSNSKSDPMFEWADY; from the coding sequence ATGAAAAATTTAATTGCCTCAAAATGGGTTCTATTCCTAGCATTCATTTTATTCTTATCATCTACTTATTTTATAACAGACCTTTCAAAATGGACAATAAATCAATATTACAAATTTATCAATCATCCAACAAATTTTGACGTCTCAACAACAGGACAAATCGGAGATACTATACGAGGGACGACAGGTCCGTTTATAGCCCTGTTAGCCGGCTTTCTAACGTTTATTGCATTTTGGGTTCAGTTCAAAGCTAATATTCAAGTACAACAGCAATTTAAGATACAACAATTTGAATCACAATATTTTGAAATGATTAGACTGCATAAAGAAAATATTAGTGAAATGAGAATTACTGGATATAGCTATTTAATGTCAACTACTCATAATTCTTGTGATACTTTAAATGAAACTATAACAAAAACACAAATTGAAAGGGTAGTTGAAGGAAGAAAGACATTTGTTTCAATGGTTAAAGAGCTCAACGCATGTTTATCTTTTTGTAAAGATATTGGAGATTCTTTGCAAGTTCCAGATGATATTATTTTAAAAATCGGATATAGATTTTTCTTTTTTGGTTCATTTTCACAATTAATTAAAGAAGATGAATATAAAATATTTATAAAGGAATGTAGAGCTCAGCTAAAAAATGTGAGAAAGGAACACAAGGAAACTTTTGGTGGAAAGAAAGATTTTGATTTAAACTCGGGGAAAATTGATCTTCATATTAAGTATGCACCATTTACAGGCCATGAATCTAGATTAGTACATTATTACAGACATTTATTCAGTACTGTAAAATTTGTAGTGAAAAACGAGAAAGAAAAGCTATTTGATTATGATCAATCACGGGAATACCTAAAAATTCTTAGAGCGCAAATGTCTAATGATGAACAAATTTTATTATATCACAATTACATTTCAGGTATTGGTGAAGATTGGGAAAGTGAAGAAAATCTATTTTTATCCAAGTATCGAATGTTACATAATTTGCCAATTGATAGAGTAAAACATGTTGAAAAACCAAGGAAACATTTTGCAAAAAAAATTATATCGATTGCTAAAAAATCTAATAGCAAATCTGATCCTATGTTTGAATGGGCGGATTATTAA
- a CDS encoding GIY-YIG nuclease family protein, which produces MINAIEIQNQFENSYFTLDEELIHLLNKDDQTGQLNNVIIGLNKECFGLRLFEDKEEPILIEIYYVNNNRKLKGNLIRIELNNLNYQFLLLRFCALLAIHYSEINEIHAFNTFQKQLRTILEKDGYFTITNVDIKELRKFGPNGALINLHHKAIKQIDVIPIVDFYREIFKDSYKKVSENHNNYVYLMINTETSLIKIGYSKNPLFREKTLQSQEPQVYLIACWNANKSVETELHRKFKKNRIRGEYFKLNFNELKDLKNFMSEYCL; this is translated from the coding sequence ATGATTAATGCCATAGAAATTCAAAACCAATTTGAAAATTCTTATTTTACATTAGACGAAGAGTTAATACATCTTTTAAATAAAGATGACCAGACGGGGCAGCTCAATAATGTTATTATTGGACTAAATAAAGAATGCTTTGGTCTTCGTCTTTTTGAGGATAAAGAAGAACCTATATTAATTGAGATTTATTACGTAAACAATAATAGGAAACTTAAGGGAAATTTAATAAGAATAGAGTTAAATAACCTTAATTACCAATTTTTATTGTTACGATTTTGTGCATTATTAGCAATACATTATTCTGAAATAAATGAAATCCACGCATTTAACACTTTTCAAAAACAGCTTCGAACTATTTTGGAAAAAGATGGCTATTTTACAATTACGAACGTGGATATTAAAGAGCTTAGAAAATTTGGTCCAAATGGAGCATTAATCAACTTACATCATAAAGCTATTAAACAGATTGATGTAATACCTATTGTTGATTTTTATAGAGAAATTTTCAAGGATAGCTATAAAAAAGTTTCTGAAAACCACAATAATTACGTGTATCTTATGATTAATACGGAAACTTCATTAATAAAGATCGGATACAGCAAAAATCCATTATTTAGAGAAAAAACATTACAATCACAGGAACCTCAAGTTTATTTAATTGCTTGCTGGAATGCAAATAAAAGTGTTGAAACCGAACTCCACAGAAAATTTAAAAAAAATAGAATTCGTGGTGAATATTTTAAACTAAATTTCAATGAGTTAAAAGATTTAAAAAATTTTATGTCGGAATATTGTTTATAA
- a CDS encoding AAA domain-containing protein, whose translation MQNSTSQTFRKEAVYIDGKDRTDEIDSYSFEGNKCVVEYKSSEKTYSYTQNRIKIVRSAIQSERAGNIFSYLKAIAESVGLKTEKGNNILANSYGSISFIPDTSILYNFLNGKEPDKNYHASPIGLFPFGFNLSQRTGVDNAFSNPLSVIEGPPGTGKTQTILNIIANAVMNNQSVAVVSSNNSATKNVFEKLESNGVSFIAALLGNSQNKKEFIDTQNEIPDLSDFRLEEEQKQSLMQSTTLLFTELAEKLELKNELALLKLETDKIQTEHQHFTDDVALATEIRFKKNVSSDQLLSLWITLEDYEKSGKRFYWWRKLIFPFLYGVRDKIFYTLSYEEMIRIVQSKYYGVKISELSLRKHELHNTLQHFSFHDKMKEYTEGSMQLFKNKLYQKYKGEERSEYTEWDLRFKSEEFIKDYPVIMSTTYSLRKSLAENVVYDYVIVDESSQVDLATGVLALSCAKQAVIVGDLKQLPNVVDSETAENTDQIFKNYDIPEPYQYSSHSLLSSVAEVFPKVPKTLLKEHYRCHPKIIDFCNRKFYNDQLIILSEGQTEREPLLVYKTTEGNHARQRENQRQIDVIIQEIIPQQKLEGVNLGIVTPYRNQTLALQRTFQGTDIKADTVDKFQGRENDVIILSTVDNEISEFTDNPNRLNVAISRAKDQLILLVNGNESDNETNISDLIRYIDYNNFTTINSEVHSIFDYLYKGYEEKRRTLLSDQKKKSVFDSENLMYALIREVLSDDQFSKYGVILHHPLRNLLLDFSKLTAEEERYARHHATHLDFLIYNKLGKNPALAIEVDGYEYHKTESKQAGRDRMKNEILEKYRIPLVRFSTTGSGEKERLISKLNEIAKNNS comes from the coding sequence ATGCAAAATTCTACATCACAAACCTTTAGAAAAGAAGCAGTCTATATCGATGGTAAAGACAGAACTGATGAGATTGACTCTTATTCTTTTGAGGGTAATAAGTGTGTTGTGGAATATAAAAGCAGTGAGAAAACGTATTCTTATACTCAAAATAGAATTAAAATCGTAAGATCAGCTATTCAAAGTGAGAGAGCAGGAAATATTTTTTCTTATCTAAAGGCGATTGCAGAAAGTGTTGGATTGAAGACCGAGAAAGGCAATAACATTCTTGCCAATAGCTATGGGAGTATTAGTTTTATTCCTGACACTTCTATTCTTTACAATTTCCTTAATGGAAAAGAACCTGATAAGAATTACCACGCCTCTCCTATTGGACTCTTCCCCTTTGGTTTTAATTTAAGTCAGAGAACAGGAGTTGACAATGCATTTTCAAATCCTTTAAGTGTCATTGAAGGTCCTCCAGGAACAGGAAAGACCCAGACAATTCTTAATATTATTGCCAATGCTGTAATGAATAATCAGAGTGTAGCTGTTGTTTCAAGCAATAATTCTGCTACAAAAAATGTTTTTGAAAAGCTAGAAAGCAATGGAGTTTCTTTTATAGCGGCATTGTTGGGAAACAGCCAGAATAAAAAAGAATTTATCGATACTCAGAATGAAATCCCGGATCTTTCAGATTTTAGATTAGAGGAGGAACAGAAACAATCTCTTATGCAATCTACCACTCTTCTTTTTACTGAACTTGCTGAAAAATTGGAATTAAAGAATGAATTAGCTTTACTCAAGTTGGAAACCGATAAGATCCAAACAGAACATCAGCATTTTACAGATGATGTCGCGTTGGCAACGGAAATCCGTTTTAAAAAGAATGTGAGTTCAGATCAACTGCTTTCTTTATGGATTACATTGGAAGACTATGAGAAAAGTGGGAAAAGGTTTTACTGGTGGCGAAAACTGATATTCCCTTTTCTGTATGGGGTAAGAGATAAGATTTTTTATACCTTATCGTATGAAGAGATGATCAGGATTGTTCAGTCAAAATACTATGGGGTAAAAATTTCAGAGCTTAGTCTCAGAAAGCATGAGTTGCACAATACGTTACAGCATTTTTCCTTCCATGATAAAATGAAAGAATATACGGAAGGATCGATGCAGCTGTTTAAAAACAAACTCTACCAAAAATATAAGGGAGAAGAACGTTCAGAATATACTGAATGGGATCTTCGTTTTAAATCAGAGGAATTTATTAAAGATTATCCTGTCATTATGAGTACCACCTACTCATTAAGAAAAAGCCTTGCTGAAAATGTAGTCTACGATTATGTCATTGTTGACGAATCTTCACAGGTGGATCTTGCAACGGGTGTACTCGCTTTATCCTGTGCAAAACAGGCCGTCATTGTAGGAGATTTAAAACAGCTTCCCAATGTAGTGGATTCGGAAACAGCAGAAAATACAGATCAGATTTTTAAGAACTATGATATTCCGGAACCTTATCAGTATTCCAGTCACAGCTTGCTTTCTTCCGTGGCAGAAGTATTTCCGAAGGTTCCTAAAACACTGTTAAAAGAACATTATCGCTGCCATCCTAAAATCATTGATTTTTGTAACCGTAAGTTTTATAACGATCAGTTGATCATTCTTTCGGAAGGACAGACGGAAAGAGAGCCTTTGCTAGTCTATAAAACAACTGAAGGCAACCATGCCCGTCAACGAGAGAATCAACGGCAGATTGATGTGATTATTCAGGAAATCATTCCACAACAAAAGCTGGAGGGTGTGAATCTGGGAATTGTAACGCCTTACCGTAATCAGACCTTAGCACTACAAAGAACATTTCAGGGAACAGATATCAAAGCTGATACGGTGGATAAATTTCAGGGAAGAGAAAATGATGTGATCATTCTCTCTACAGTAGATAATGAAATCTCTGAATTCACCGACAATCCAAACCGTCTGAATGTAGCCATTTCCAGAGCCAAAGATCAGCTGATTCTATTGGTGAATGGAAATGAAAGTGATAATGAAACGAATATCTCCGATCTGATCCGTTATATTGATTACAATAATTTCACTACTATAAATAGTGAGGTACATTCTATTTTCGATTACCTATACAAAGGGTATGAAGAAAAAAGAAGAACGCTTTTATCGGATCAAAAAAAGAAATCTGTTTTCGACAGTGAGAATCTTATGTATGCGCTAATCAGGGAAGTTTTATCTGACGATCAATTTTCAAAATATGGCGTTATTCTGCATCATCCATTGAGAAATTTATTATTAGATTTTTCCAAATTAACTGCTGAAGAAGAACGATACGCCAGACATCACGCTACACACCTTGATTTTCTGATCTATAATAAGCTGGGGAAAAACCCTGCATTGGCTATTGAAGTTGATGGTTATGAGTATCATAAAACGGAAAGCAAGCAAGCTGGAAGAGATCGTATGAAGAATGAGATTTTAGAGAAGTATAGAATACCTTTGGTACGATTTTCCACTACAGGAAGTGGTGAGAAAGAGAGGTTGATTAGCAAACTAAATGAAATAGCGAAGAATAATTCCTGA
- a CDS encoding DUF4236 domain-containing protein, with translation MAWSYRKRIKIIPGVHLNFSKRGISTSIGVKGMSVNLSSSGTRLNTNFSGFSNSYRLSGSSSPRTPSQSYPDPQPFYTELSDNIFSADIHEITSQNMAGIKESILMAQQQKAELKTDLKKIKKALTFTKTKKVASYIFIYGLVNKNIVQQINEDINAQKEALKETKIVIDNSAVNIDIQFDDPSKRKYEQLQHSFKNLTTAHKIWDITGAHFQDRVAARSSASTLVNRKDARIGFKSLPIITSNYEAIYFQNVNGADLYFYPTFILMYKNDHNFAIIGFDELNVTFSSVSFTETSSVPRDSKVIRKTWAKVNKNGTPDKRFKSNYQIPVVQYARLRFSSSNGVNEEYQISNFEFAQEFANSFKEYKSLCKELT, from the coding sequence ATGGCTTGGTCATACAGAAAGAGAATCAAAATAATTCCCGGTGTACATTTGAATTTCAGCAAAAGAGGAATTTCTACGAGTATTGGGGTTAAAGGTATGAGTGTAAATTTGAGTTCGTCAGGCACGAGACTTAATACCAATTTTTCAGGTTTTTCAAATTCATACAGGCTTTCTGGTTCATCATCACCAAGGACTCCTTCGCAATCTTATCCTGATCCACAACCTTTTTACACTGAGTTATCAGATAACATTTTTAGTGCCGATATTCATGAGATCACATCTCAAAATATGGCAGGTATCAAAGAATCTATCTTAATGGCTCAACAGCAAAAAGCGGAATTGAAGACGGATCTGAAGAAAATAAAAAAAGCGTTAACCTTTACCAAGACCAAGAAAGTTGCAAGTTATATCTTTATATATGGGTTGGTAAACAAAAATATTGTACAACAGATAAATGAGGATATTAATGCACAAAAAGAAGCTCTTAAAGAAACCAAGATTGTAATTGATAACTCGGCTGTTAATATCGATATACAGTTCGATGATCCCTCTAAGAGAAAGTATGAACAATTACAGCATTCTTTTAAAAATCTAACCACAGCGCATAAAATATGGGATATTACCGGAGCACATTTTCAGGATCGTGTGGCTGCCCGGTCTAGCGCCAGCACGTTGGTCAACAGAAAAGATGCAAGAATTGGTTTTAAATCACTTCCCATCATCACATCAAACTATGAAGCCATATATTTTCAAAATGTAAACGGAGCGGATTTATATTTTTATCCAACATTTATACTGATGTATAAAAATGATCACAACTTTGCAATTATTGGGTTTGATGAACTTAATGTTACATTTTCTTCTGTAAGTTTTACCGAAACCAGCAGTGTTCCTCGTGATTCAAAAGTTATTAGAAAAACATGGGCGAAAGTCAATAAAAACGGAACTCCTGACAAAAGATTCAAGAGCAATTATCAGATACCTGTTGTTCAATACGCAAGGCTGAGGTTTTCTTCCAGTAATGGTGTTAATGAGGAATATCAAATAAGTAATTTTGAATTCGCCCAAGAGTTTGCAAATTCATTTAAAGAGTATAAAAGTTTGTGTAAGGAATTAACTTAA
- a CDS encoding DUF3945 domain-containing protein has product MKYNGKELINPQEPNELKPATDTLLVLNIHTNQVEMVKGIDQDGNLQKVPPQEKKDNEPLIRVDKHGDLFSNFFSNFYRQLKNPTHFNFFKVSEYDAVNTANDLQKYVDQASPEEKEKLKGYEVLPQHNNNPKNQNTMDNNTDNQEYRFQPEQIDWKTMEKFGLNQEKLEKMNAMDSLLRGFKTNTLIPITINLGTAVSKMDVRLSLQTGDTGQVAVHLHGIRKEPSLNNKFLGHQFSDEDKRNLRETGNMGRVVDLVNPKTDEIIPSVISRDRLTNELVAYRAEYMKIPDEIKGIRLDEHQKQTLLEGGSLYLEGMTSKKGELFNATVQFNADKRYVEFLFNNNQNQQQSQQHNHNQQQTQPTDQEAPKVFRGKELDDSQYEKFKAGQTVMLTTLPMLRAKPIKVILPSTKKLPKPTFHSLILINLKRRQNLQKIIKPKLRLTPRVRPMKLLKM; this is encoded by the coding sequence ATGAAATACAATGGAAAGGAATTGATAAACCCTCAGGAACCCAATGAACTCAAACCGGCAACAGACACACTCCTTGTACTGAACATTCACACCAATCAGGTTGAAATGGTCAAAGGAATTGATCAAGATGGGAACCTGCAAAAGGTTCCTCCACAAGAAAAAAAGGATAATGAGCCGCTGATCAGAGTTGATAAGCACGGCGATCTATTCTCCAACTTCTTTTCTAATTTTTATCGGCAACTTAAAAATCCCACGCATTTCAACTTTTTCAAAGTTTCGGAATACGATGCTGTTAATACCGCTAACGATCTTCAAAAATATGTTGATCAGGCATCTCCTGAAGAAAAAGAAAAGCTGAAAGGCTACGAAGTTTTACCTCAACACAATAACAATCCAAAAAATCAAAATACAATGGACAACAACACAGACAATCAGGAGTACCGTTTTCAGCCTGAACAGATCGACTGGAAAACGATGGAAAAATTCGGACTTAATCAGGAGAAGCTTGAAAAAATGAATGCGATGGATTCATTACTCAGAGGTTTTAAAACCAACACACTAATTCCGATTACTATTAATCTGGGAACGGCGGTTAGTAAGATGGATGTCCGGTTATCTCTTCAAACAGGAGATACAGGACAGGTTGCCGTTCATCTGCATGGAATCCGAAAAGAGCCCAGTCTCAATAATAAATTCTTAGGTCATCAATTCAGTGATGAAGACAAAAGAAACCTTAGAGAAACCGGGAATATGGGCAGGGTAGTAGATTTGGTCAATCCTAAAACAGATGAAATCATTCCATCAGTGATCAGCCGTGACCGTTTAACCAATGAATTGGTTGCCTATCGGGCAGAATACATGAAAATTCCTGATGAAATCAAAGGAATTAGGCTTGATGAACATCAGAAACAAACACTACTGGAAGGAGGTTCATTATATCTTGAAGGCATGACCTCTAAAAAAGGTGAACTTTTCAATGCCACCGTACAGTTCAATGCGGATAAGCGGTATGTGGAATTTTTGTTCAACAATAATCAGAATCAACAACAAAGTCAACAGCACAATCATAACCAACAGCAAACTCAACCTACGGATCAGGAAGCACCCAAAGTATTCCGAGGAAAAGAACTGGACGATTCACAGTATGAAAAGTTCAAAGCCGGGCAAACCGTTATGTTGACGACCTTACCGATGCTAAGGGCAAAGCCTATCAAGGTTATATTACCTTCAACAAAGAAACTTCCAAAACCGACTTTTCATTCACTCATCCTAATAAACTTAAAGAGGAGGCAAAACCTACAGAAGATCATAAAACCCAAACTGCGGTTAACACCCAGGGTAAGACCAATGAAGCTACTAAAAATGTAA
- a CDS encoding helix-turn-helix domain-containing protein encodes MNIERTEFITWMERIMERFDILKEQMLKNQSRFIEIDGEQLLDNQDVLQLLKISSRSLQRYRTDKKLSYYTISGKLYYKLSDVHQLIRECLNS; translated from the coding sequence ATGAATATCGAGAGAACAGAGTTTATAACCTGGATGGAGAGAATCATGGAAAGATTTGATATTCTAAAAGAACAGATGCTTAAGAATCAGTCCAGATTTATAGAAATAGACGGCGAACAGCTTCTGGATAACCAGGATGTTTTACAGCTTTTAAAAATAAGTTCCCGATCATTACAGCGATACCGGACTGATAAAAAGCTGTCTTACTATACTATCAGCGGAAAGTTATACTATAAACTTTCGGATGTCCATCAATTGATCAGAGAATGTTTAAACTCTTGA